The region GTCCAGAGGTCGTCGGACAGCTGCACCCCGGCGATGGCCCTCCAGCCCATGAAGCCAATGAGCCCGATGTAGACGGCTACCAAGTACGTGAAGGGCCCAGCCAGATAGGAATAGAGCAAGGCATAGCAGAGCCCAGACGCCGCTGCAATGACCAGACCGGCCCACAGATTCAGGGGCTTCATGCCGAAGGCTGACGAATACAGAATATGAGTGATGGCAAACATCAGCAGCCCTGCGAGAGATCAAGAAAGTTGTTATGAGAAGTTACACATTCCAGCACTTGTATGGAAGATGTACCCTCAGATTATGTCATTCGAAAGACCAAGcaaaaaatcaataataatgaGCTTTTAAAGCAAACACAACTgcctttcatgcaagccaggctGGGTGTTCCTCTGATCCTTGTGGCtcaaaatcaaactttttttatcACACAAGTTATCGATATAACTACTTTGATTTTTCAGAAATGCCTACACATATTGTAAGCCTGTAGGAGCTCAGTGGGCGGTTGATTatgtattagaaaaaaaatgtgtcatCTCTGGAATAAGAACATTCTGAGTACTTATCTTGTGTAATACGCCCACAGTAGTTCTTAAAGTATATGGTGCCTGAGAATTCATCAATACAAAGTTGCACGGCTCACTGTTGTTCAGAAAAAGAATGAACAGCAGTGTGCATGCAACGCTCATGGTTCAGACAGCTGTCAAACCTCTGTCCATCTTGTTGAGAGACACAGGTGAACTTTTGACTCATTATTACGAAACACATTGTAAAGAATTCTGAAGTTCTTTGCATTGTAGAGATAGTCAGATTTttggcttttatttttgtttctgtcgTAAATtacactaaaaaataaaaacaactacaCAGCCTACATGCCAGGTCTGAGGAAGGTAGAAATGTTATAAGAAACAACATGGTTATCAGATACACTGTTATTAATGATACACTGTCCTTTTTGTGTAAATAAATATAAGAGTACACAGATAAAGTAACTATTTGTGCTGTCCTTGCAACACCAACTGCAGAAGTGCAAGACGAAAACCAAAAGAATGGAtgtcagcatttttttttagtttcgataaaatatttttttttaaaataaagttaaggGAGTAACTTTAAAAGTCAGCACCATTTTATATGTTTAAGCACAGTATGGGCATCATAGGAAATCTAGCTGAAACCTGTTCttaatgtatataatataaaagaTCTCTAATGCAGTGCAAATTCAATATATTCAATATCATTTGAATAGATCAATGCCGTGCACTGCCTACACCTCAATTAACAATGGGATCCTACTCACCGTGACTGAAGTAGCCCTGCTCCTGCCAGATCAGGAAAGCATCTCCCAGAGATGAGAAGATTAGACCTGCCAGGATCCTTCGGGCACTGGAGTGGGCACCTAGGAAGCTGATTCCATGGGCCAGGAGAAAGACCCACAGGCAGAAGATGGGGAGACACTTGATGAGAGCACTGAACCAGGAAGGGCTGGAGGTAGGCAGCCagaggacaaaatacacacAGGTCGCCTTGAAGAAGGGCACCAGCTTGGGGCCTTCACTCTTCACCTGCAATTCACAGACAGATTATTCATGTGGGTCAACAGAATGCAAGCGAGTGAATGAAATGTAAAGTAATTGCTACGCGAACACAACTCCCCTACAGACTGCATCACAACTTCAGTCTTTATACTTTACTGGGATAGCAAATTACTTTGCAATCATTTAGTTCACTTTAATAAACTTTGCTCATCTGGAACTGGATTATAGTTCAATGTTTACATCATTACTACAGAGGCACAGTTTCCAATGCACTGGGAATGTGAAACATTAtgtattattcatttatttattgtttaaaagGGGAAAAGACAAGCTAGCCAATTTCGAACACCgtataaaaccacaaaagcaaACTGGGCCAGTCATAAAACAAAATTTGAGATTACAGGACAATGTAATAAAAATTCGATTTTTAATTTACATGCACTTTTTAAGTACCTTATCCCTGCTCAAATAAGGAAATTATGTTGCTGTGTATACTTTAATATCCGTACCCATGTTAAAACATACTAAACTACAGTGGGTCAGGGTTATAAGCTTGTATAActgttattatatttttaaacacataaaaATGATTTGGATTTGTGAATGTGTGTCTAAACTACTAATTCATTGAAACAGTCTAAAATATCAacagtttatttctgcagaagacCAAAGTAATTAACTCTGTGCTCCTTGTCAACATCAGCTGTTAGCTGCTGCTACAGTCAGAGCCAATGAAGAGGTGACCTGCTTTACAGTACTTCTTTCAAGAGCCAAGTCATTATACCgtaagtcatttattaacaaGATGAACTTTAAATTGCAGCCAATAGTGCAGGTGTTTCTAACCCAGGTGGAGAGCTGTTATCTGAAGCTTTTCTAGTTACTATGAAATCAAAACTTTCTACAgttctgaaataattttatttacaatCAGTGAAGACCAAGTGGTATATTTAATAGAATATTCTTAGTGAGAATACTCTTCTCTTACTGAGAATACTCTTAGTTTCGGGGACCACTGGCCTAATGTGGAAAAGAGATCACATTAAGGTCTGAATAGTTTGTGAGAAGCACAAACGTCTCTGCATCTCTTTTAAATGATGTTTTCTACACCCAGAGAGGCAGTTTGGAGAAGTGGGTAGGGCTATTAACCCAGTAGGAGAAGGTCATAGCATGAAGCCCCACATACAGCCAGTCTATAAGAAGACACCACCTCTGGTGAGGGAGTTAAGATGGATTGCATTAGTACCTCATCAGAAGGAAGTCTTTTGTGTTTACCTTACTATAAAAATCAGCACAGGCTCTAGCCCTTTTCACAACTACACAACCATATTTAACTCCACACAAAGGTGCAGAAGTGTTTCATGACACATCTTACAATATTTCAGTATAAATGATCTTAAGAAAAATTAAGCTTGAGGCTTAAAAAGAAGCTTAGTATCTCaaagtgcatatacagtatacagtaggtgtatagTAGGACCCAGTGAACACTGCCGTTTATTATGTGATATGTTGTGCATATAGTGTATGTTGAGTGTCACACAGCTTCAGCTACCTTCCAGTGTGGAAGCTTAAGAAgcaataaagttttaaaaaaatgtttgaggtTCTCTTTATGGACTTTGAGAGAAACCCCTTGTAGGTCTCTAGCTTCAGGTGCCTTTTTCATAAAGACTCATAATATAAGTGAATAAAAGGTGTCAGAGTTGGGGGCAGGGGATAACATCAGACCCATCAGCACCAATATGTGCTTTATGTGTGGCTGAAAAGGGAGAACCTACTGTTCAGTGGTGTGAAATTGAAAGATTCTGCTTGCCTAGCCCTGGGGAACATTTGAACCTTTTGAACCACAGG is a window of Lepisosteus oculatus isolate fLepOcu1 chromosome 21, fLepOcu1.hap2, whole genome shotgun sequence DNA encoding:
- the tmem86a gene encoding lysoplasmalogenase TMEM86A is translated as MVSPVTVVKSEGPKLVPFFKATCVYFVLWLPTSSPSWFSALIKCLPIFCLWVFLLAHGISFLGAHSSARRILAGLIFSSLGDAFLIWQEQGYFSHGLLMFAITHILYSSAFGMKPLNLWAGLVIAAASGLCYALLYSYLAGPFTYLVAVYIGLIGFMGWRAIAGVQLSDDLWTWTKLSACLGAVLFMVSDLTIAVNKFCFPVPHSRAIIMATYYAAQMLIALSAVECQDEDRPRKRV